The Neodiprion lecontei isolate iyNeoLeco1 chromosome 2, iyNeoLeco1.1, whole genome shotgun sequence genome segment ATAAGTTGAGTTCACAAACACACGATAGATTCTCTAAGTCCGTCTAGTTTGTactcaaaaaatgaaaaaatcggtGTGCCAAAGAAGATCCAAATTCTGCTAGGTACTTAACACGTGTGCTATAAGTTTGTCTCGTGAGAGAGATACATCTAACGGTGGTTCAAAAATTCACGGAGTTCATAAAAAGTTATACTTTTCAACGCAATTCTAATGATacttcaacaaaaaaaagtatcttGTCGGAAACTGTAATCATCTTTTATAGaaacttgtaaatttttataatttttcgtataaatttgtaattttgtatGCAAAATACTAGGTTCGAATATTTCCGACAATTTTCATCTAACTGCACTTTATTGCAGTTTGgagttaaaattattttcatcagaGATATAACTGTGCACACATGCTTACTGCATAATTTTGTTACGGTGGAAGCTAAAAAGATCCATTGCTTCGACCATGATTCAACTGATTTTAAACAAATGCTAGTTCGAAAGGgttgtattgaaaattttatgggATAATATAACACATCGCTCCATTTCACATTTGcataaagtaaaatatttgaaatagaaTAGGgccgtatttttatttccatcaCAAACGATAATGCAGAAATTATGtgcaattgaatttcacaGTCTTCGTCCATGATTGATGACAGACGCTACTTTTGTCAATCTTTGTCGCAGGAAATTACGTATCATGAACACCTGTGCAATATTCATGAATTAATTGATAACTTGATAAATTGATAATTGATGATTAAGAAGCAACACAGGATcgttataaatttcatttgtaattGCATCATACTTACTGCTGCGGATAAGTTATATACGCTAGTTTGACTCAAAGTTTCATTTGACGAAAATCGTTACTGTTCCATGCCTTAACTTTTTACAATGCTGAATTATAATCGGGGTAACAATGTTTGGATACTTTAATGCAATGTCAATAACTTCTGGATATTTCGCAACCGggaaaggaaaacaaaaagtttCAATAAATCTCACGTTTAACATTTATcgagttcaaatttacaatattgaaGATAAGCGTGAGACAATGAATAACAGTTCTGTTGGTTACagatcgaattatttttaatttgatcaCAAAAATTGAAGATTCGTAACTGAAGAGGAATAAgcagttgaaattttcaggaaatatttacaattacatTACGAACTCCGTTCTAAACTCTAATTTAGTCATAAGTAGATTGAGCgaagttaatttttaaaaattaccaTTAAAGAGATTTCCAAGTCCGTCTTGTGATTAGAGCACATCttctaattgaaaaaattaaaaaaaccaaTATCATCGTTCACATCGCAGATACGTCATACGTATGATGCTCAAAACAGATTACTTGCCCAAACTTTTTGCCTCTTTTACAAACTATACAATTCTCGCGGATAATcgcataaaaattcaatttctgtaGATATTCACAGTTTTATTAGTTTTATTGAATCTATATAGCTCTAAACGTTAATGGGAAGAATTCCTGCATACCTATTTTTAAGAGTGCGGCATTTTTAGTCAGATTAGAAcagtataaaagaaaaacttgaattaaaaaaattgagatattgCTTCGTATATAACTATACGAAGCTTTCAATTTTTGGGCATCTGGCATTTCGAAGCCCTTTATACATCATTTGAACCACGGCTATATTGATGGAGAAAGTCAGACTTCATGGAAAACATGCTTATTCAATACTTTAATGTAACTGCGTGAAGATACAATTAATATGATACACAGAAATCTTTTGCTCCCCCTTGAGGAAAACAGTAGAAATTAATCAAGACAGTTCACATAGGACTAATATTTCACTCGATGATCAGCTGTATTTTCATAAGTAACATACTACATCCAATATACTATGCACCTAACTATCTTGGACGCATTTACGTAGGCATGTACGTGTTTTATCCAATTCTATAAGCGAAATTGTCATACTAATACAGATAGAATCAAAGTtttagataatattttttacgtagGATACTTCTCAGTATAGGTCGCCGATACGtatcataatatttataccaattattcatgtatatttGACTTACCTTATGTCAGTATTTTCGGAGTATAACAATACTCGCATAAATGTTACTCTGTTTTAAGAATTTATCTCCGTGTAGAAATCTAATTTTGAAGTTATAATTCTTAGTACTTTGCGTTAAGTCACAAAATACTAATCAGAGCATGGTTTCCTAATGCAATTTTTTACGACGTTGACATTACTGTTTCCTACTTACTTTGTTCGCTCAacataattgttatttttagaaCGTCGGATATGATTACATAAATGAATAACTATAATTATTTGTACACCTTGCAAAACACAAAAAACAGTGGTTCTCGCCAGATGGTGAGTGAAAATACGAGTGGGtttgaatgaataatgaaaacagaaaattgTTTGACTGTACACGGACAACTTTCAGTGTAATTGTTGTTGGGGTTACAActttagaaaattaattcttcctttattattgtaaattgATATATAAGCCACTGAGACCTATATCACTTCATAAAGTATTGACTTCGGTGtctttacatatttattttatttgatgtAAGATACCAAATTATCAGAATCGAATAACAGCAAAGAATTTTGCTGGATTTACAAACTATtccaaaaataatatttcggtgaaacaattatttaccAGCATCTGCGTGGAAAGTTTGGTTTTCGAAGCCTGTGGGGCGTGGGTAAAGTGCTCCATTTCCACAGAGATCAGTAAAACAACGTTGGCGTATTCCCGCAATTAAAATGTTATATTTTACACGCTTGGGAATtctttggcgcatgcgcagtttTACGCTGCAAATTCCATAATAATCGGAAATCGTCCACTAACTGCACTTGTAAAAAAGAATactatttaatataataatataacgcAATAACATGTGCCGTAACGCCCAAACTTGATAATGATggacattcaattttttttaaacaataatcAATGTACACTtagggacaatgaatctgagacggattattttttacactagacaatTATGTTggcaaaacagaaaaacctACCGCGCCATAGCCGGCCAagcgcgaaactaactcaatctcaataaacttaacgtaacccatgaccgtcgaatctaccatagaataccgcggggataatcACTTGAtggattgacacgtcaattctaaggttagattcgacagTCATGAGTTAAGTTATCTCAAAGAACATAGACGTACATGGAAGCACAGGTCTCATGGGCCCGCTGAAGCCAGCTCTTGGGATTATCTAAGCGAGTTTGGCGAGTTTATCACCGCAACCGCCGGAAACGCTCGCGGCGTTCCGTTTCCGTGTGCCAGTCGATACGTGCACTACTACATAGCGCCGCTCACATATACGAGCGAGTGGCGACGTCAAGCGTTCATTTGGGGAACTAAATTGTTGGCTTCGACGTTAATACGGGACAGCCTCCTGACATAcgctgctaaaagtggttcgcaaaatgtctctcgattctgccgccaatttccaccactagtggcgctagtagttgtCTGACAAGCTTGCGCGCGATCAGTGAGCGTGTTagaagtctactagcgccacgtagaggaactaaaaaacgggcacaaaatgcgtacaattttgtagcatacgagcagtggtgagtgtcagggggctgaTACGAAACCTGTGCTTCCATATACATCTATGTTCCTTGGGTATGTTTgttgagattgaattaatttcgcgcttggccgactatggcgctgtaggtttctgtGTTACCaccataactgtctagtgtaaaaaaattagccgtctcagattcattgtccccaagtgtacataacgtataatttttatgtACAGTAGCCGTAAAGTATTGTATTTATCgagatatataaatatataaatatagtttttttctAATGTAAAATATAGATAAAAAGAGATCTTCAATTTACTGCAGCGCTGTACAGTTGACGATAGTATTTGAACAAAGGTTGGAAttcaattcgaaattttttaactaagaaagattttcatttcccATCCTGTTGTTCAAGATGGCAGTGCACTTTCGGGACAGATATTTTCTGTAAGTGGTTCAATGTCCATGGACCAGAGCACTGCAGTGTCTGTAGTAACTGTTACTTCAGGGAAGCCAGAATAGGTGTTGGAAGTACTGACGATGTTGCCAAATTCCAGTGTCGCACAATCTGAATAGAAATAGGATTCAAGTTCTCTATTTGGTTAATCAAACcatttatttcgaaaattaaaatcggATAACTCGTTCATTATGGACCAATCGCTCAGAGAAAAATATACTCTAATTACAGCAAGCTCATAACTCGATATTTTTAAAgcaatacaaaaataatatgaatgtAATCGATAAAAAGGAATGtgataagaaaagaaattcactTAAATTATCACTAAAAACCAGGCAAAGTAAAAGAGTGTTGAGGATggccaaaattttttcgagtgGGGAATGCAAAAGTCTGATAAATAAGCAATGAAAGCGTGCAAGTAATCAAAACGTGATTAGCAATATGCcattaaaaatagaatacaagGTGAATAGAGGATTACTAAGTACCCAAATTCCATTTAAGTCCAGCTGTCGAGATGCTTGTAACTCGAGATCCAATGGGCATCAGAGCACACCATGAATTACGTTGCAGTAATGGTTCAGGTATTGATATCTTGTGAGTCCCAGGCTGTAGAAGCCATGTCAAAGAATCACTGGAAACTTGTATTacctgaataaaataaatatcctAAGTGAGTTGTAAAAGAGATTATCAATCCATGCTTAATCTGGGCTTTgcacaaaattattttgatttaatttcaaatcttaTACGTGCCCATAGGTGTTTCTTTGTTCAGTTATAACTAAACGAAATGAAGAATTATAGAAACGTTTTCAAAGTCAGAATAATGCCTAATACCTTAGTGAATGAATTTGTAGATGAATTTAGATTACTTGTTGATTACAACACATACAACACCTACCTGGGTATCTCCAACAAGCTTTTTACTCTGGAACAACGTGTTGATATTGGCTATTATGTGATCCAATCTTCCAGATGTTTCCGTAAACACGTAAATCCCATCAAGCTGTGAAtgtaaataattcattaattaaaattctCAATTGACTTTTAATGGTCGGTTATGTAGTATTCAGGTACATTTCTATGAAATTCGTTAAAGCGGAAATTATGTCATAAATTATATGGATACAGTAACAGGCTTGGCATTAATTATTAAGTTGATGAGTTATCAAGTGTGTTAATCAAGATTAAAAATGTAACTAAATATGTAATGGATTAAAcggaaaaaactaaaaaatcaGCATAATCAAACTCaagtttaaatataaatcatacATAGTGAACGTGAGATTTAAATTCATTAgctttctcaatttttccgAATTGAGCAAAAGCTAAACAAAGCTAAATTACAGATAGTGAACTATCTGATGTTCAATAATTAGTATTGATGCATGAAACACATTTTCACCATCttgaattaatatttctaCTAACCATAAAAGATTCGTGATAAACTGAATCAATGTATCCGAAGTTTGATGGATTGAGtttgatcaaaatttcaacttttctcTTATTTTGCGATCTGATAGTAAACGAACATACGTTAGTGCAATACTTAGCTTCAAGTTTATCATGTTGTGCTTTTAGCAAGATTGCCAAATTTCACTTACTCTGAAGCTTTCATTATTTGAGTTTTCAATCAAGCTCGATCCATTGTACTAGGTACAACTGAGTCAAACCTAAGTCAGGGTGGCCACTCAATTCCGCTCACGGAATTCCctaactaaaatcattattttttcctgaCATTTTGATGCACAATTTGTGCAGAAATCACTAAAAACTATAGTAACCTAGGtaaagttataaaattttttaaaagttgttTAGTTCGTtcattatgatttttgaaagttgaccaaaaatgaaaatttccatttccgTGGTCTTGTTAAGTATATATTTAAGAAGGGGCTCCAagaagcgaaatatttttaaagctATTATTTGAACATTTATGCTGTTTGCAATGAAAATCAAGGTTCCAAGAATTATGACTAATTAACGAATGTGTAACTTTCTGAAAAATgaacttcaaaatttttttctaacgggacatttttctttcaagtgtTAAGAATACACCGCAATTtatccaaatttttaaattgatatttaatatagcaaaacaattattttgtgCGGTGTACTGTCTAGACGCGGGGCGTCTATGCCGTAACAGTTGCGCAGAGCACTATGTTCaacgttaaattaaaattactaatACTGAAGATAGAATTCCGGGTGCTcgtacttttttattagaaacTTTCTCCTCTTTAAGaatctttttaaaattttcgctagcgcttttactttttgagttactgccaaaaaactaagactttgtttttttttttgtttgttttttaataataacaattgcaACTTTTATCGgccgagaaaataaaaaaaacttctttcTTAGAATCGCATTTCGAATCGAATGAGCAGTCGCTGATATTTTTAGGAGCCTTGGAACAATTTTTCGCAAGAATCACACTTGTGGACTAGACTATTAGGCGTCGGTGAAAGTGCGTCTCCACATGCAGTGACGGCCATAGATAAATCACACCGACGTCTGCTCGTTCTACTGAATTCATGTGACAATCAACAACTAAGCTTATAATCGTcaataagaagagaaaaaaaattgtacgatgCGGTGATAGTATCTCAATTTTATGGACAAGGCTTTTGAAATCCATGAGTTGTACAAAAAGTCCCCGACcaaccaaaaaattctttgacaTTTCCCTCACTTTTCCCTGATAtacaaaattccctgacatttcctgattttcccggttttccagaCGGGTGGCCACCCTGTAATTACACAATCTATACCAAGATTATAAATATGTAGATAGTTACATTTATCTTATTCGCTGTAGTGTAAACACCCAGTTGAAGCAGTGCTTTTGTATAGTCCGTAGCATCTTGATCAGGGGTATTTATCACATGGACCCCTAAGCGTTGCAGCTTGTGAAGCGTTGCTGGTGAAATACTGTCCATGTCGCCAGTGATTAGATCGGGAAGAAATTCTTTGCTCTGGCCATTCATCACTGATTCTCCACGAGAACCAAGGTACATTATCCATTGATCTGTTCCTCCGTCAACGGTAACTGTAGCACGGGCTAGAATTGCGCAAAAGAAAGTAATCAGTTACAACTATTACAGGAATATGAATTACTCATGTTGTGGGAAACACTTCTTGAATTAAGAGCATCACAGTAAAATGCATTTTATAGATGACTTAAGGTTCTGACTATACAATGTTCACGCAAAGCTCAATTTCTACTTGAACACTGCTTAGATTTTATATCCTTTGAATTGCACAACACAGATAGTGCTATTGGGGATGTATAACTTCATGTCGAGTCAATAGATAAGGcagaaatttcataaaatgatTGATAACGTTCAAGTCTaaatttgatcaaataaaCACATACAGCAAGGCTATTAAACAAATAGATTTGAAGAGCAAAATGCAGTTACTGAAAGATGCATGACTCTTTGCAATTTGTTTGATAAGCCAGTTGAGGAATCATACGAAGGCACCATAAAAATGTTGGAATGCTTAGAAAATATAGTtaaatgcaaaaatttaactataaatattataatgatatttcaagtaaaaaaaatcgattctcAATCATTTGCGGCACCGCGTCTCATATATAAGACACCTGTTTTGAATCGGTTATTCaagatttatattcaattttttaaataccgctgtcatttttttatgtagttGAACTTCTAAGATGCCAATGTTGCTGGTTTAAGAAGGATTACGGTGATTTCGCGAATATAGTGAGCGctataattaacaaaattttgaaaatacctttttttacagaataaatGTCATTGTGGGAAGGTTATGAGGGACTAAAAAAGTGGAACTCAGCAATCTTGGGTTTTTGGAGTCGCTAAAAATGAGctcaatataaaaaattcaaaattcaaagtaacagattcaatatggcggactgaaaatataaaaattaattcgattcgcttgaaatttgttactcCAGGAGTTTTTGAGGTCGCTGAAGACGAATCGGACaccagaatttcaaaattcaagatggtggaTCGAATATGGTGGActgagaatataaaaattgatttcatttgCTGATATTagatccaccattttgaatacTGAAAACTTAGGTACCCAGTTCAAGGAATTTGACTGTAAGACAAAATTCATGCTTCAAAGGGATAAACGGCGATATCCAGTTCACAGCACGCTAGTGAAGTTTTATCTAACCTAATATGATTAAatcaatgataaaaataggaTTTCAAGGTGTCGCTTcaacaattcaattttaatttttacgcTATCACTGTGAAACATGTATGTTTTGTTTAATGACAGTTCATGGAATTTAAAGCAATCCTAAAGTTGTATGTCACGATCTTCAACCTTATTAAAGTTAATTACTCAAATCGTCAGAGGTTTACTAgtaagaaataacaaaaaaaaaaaagtaaatcacAACTCGAATATCTGTGCTCATTGTCTTGCCGTTTCGTGAGTCTTTAATGGTTGCAATGATGGTTTTTTCGTACATACTTAAGGGGTATGGCCACTGtaagttttttgaaaaatcgtttttttttttattggcttcaaaaatagtttaaaCCCTCtagaataaggaaaaaaaggtcccgtgcgagaaaaatttttttttggccccCAAATCATCTTCAAGCGGAAAAACTGTCCTAGATATCGCGATGGATATCGCTGTTTGCACATTCAATGGCGGCCTTACCAACGTCTTGCAAATATTCAAGATGTTGGAGGTGGAAATTGGTGTACAGTTATATAATTTCTGCATCGAAGCCGACGCCAAACGCATTACGCACGCGGAGACATCTCTGAGCGACGCGGCAAAAAGTGCGCGCGCGCTCCAAAAATCCACCAGgaaagacgaagaagacgaaaaTTTGGCCATCGAAGGACAAATGTATGGTGCTGGGATTGCAGActaatggtaaaatttttttttaccatcttttttttattttttccaataaaaaactattcgcaaaactttaaacgcgtttttctcgaaacacgGTTTTTCAAAATGGCACGCAGCATCActcgaacaattttcattttttttacttgaaattttgaccaGATGTGAACATTAACATTATCTTGAGAATGTCGATCGGGATTTTCAATaactttatttattgattttttattaacaaaaaactagccgttttttcgtcaaaaatcaattttttttttccaaacgcACGCAAAATccacaaaaattgataatttttaaaatccgaTCGACATTCTCTAGCTATAACCCTCTAGattgatggttttttttttttttgttctagaTTCAAAAGTGCACCAGTGGTGCTGCGTGCCGCGGAGCCCTGCAAGCAAAACATGCCCCGGGAAGATAGCTGTGGAaccgccattttgtttttttttgctgtaaaaaaatttgataataaagtTTAATGTATGCCCGATAACACccttaaaagttttttttcaattaccttcaatttttgaagcaaaaaattcgtgaaaaaaccttttttttttggaccgtTACAGTGACGTTACCCCTTAAGACAATATTTATACAAGTTTTGACCTCATGTTTCATTACATACATTTGCAAGAAATACTTACTTGGCCCTAATCTTATCTGGTGGCAGTTATAATTCCTTTTACAATACTGTTTATAAATTTGTAATCACCTTGTTCAATTTCTGAATACGACAAAGTCacagaattatttatttcgctTTATTCAAgcgaaattaattatttatttg includes the following:
- the LOC107222620 gene encoding thiamin pyrophosphokinase 1; amino-acid sequence: MNTQSEAAIGNGGESSEESVPILTGVNISTRSWTTWNPLNIFTCPPTYGHAVVILNRPIRLKRSILRNVWKKARATVTVDGGTDQWIMYLGSRGESVMNGQSKEFLPDLITGDMDSISPATLHKLQRLGVHVINTPDQDATDYTKALLQLGVYTTANKINLDGIYVFTETSGRLDHIIANINTLFQSKKLVGDTQVIQVSSDSLTWLLQPGTHKISIPEPLLQRNSWCALMPIGSRVTSISTAGLKWNLDCATLEFGNIVSTSNTYSGFPEVTVTTDTAVLWSMDIEPLTENICPESALPS